In Desulfomicrobium macestii, the DNA window TCCGGCTCATTTCTTTTTCCACGCCCCATCGGGGCTCTGGATCCATGTTCCCGGGGCTTCCTTCTCGGCGATCTGCGCGGCTCGGGTCTGCCCTACCAGGGCGGGGGAAGCGTTCTGACGGGCGGCGATGGCCTTGTACACTTCCCGGCGATCGGCGTTTTCGGCGTTGATAACGTCGGCGCTGGGCTTGTTTCCGGAGCGGAATTCCAGAAATCCCTGGTTGTTTTCACCAACGAGGCCCTGGGCTTTGAGTTCGTTGATGACAGGCAGGCGGGCGAGCATCCTGTCCTTGATGCCTTGGGCGAATCCTGCCTGTA includes these proteins:
- a CDS encoding YdbL family protein, giving the protein MRKMKHLIPILLALLCVMFCVQAGFAQGIKDRMLARLPVINELKAQGLVGENNQGFLEFRSGNKPSADVINAENADRREVYKAIAARQNASPALVGQTRAAQIAEKEAPGTWIQSPDGAWKKK